In Luteibacter mycovicinus, a genomic segment contains:
- a CDS encoding NAD(P)/FAD-dependent oxidoreductase, translating to MRVAVVGSGIAGLASAWLLSRRHEVTLFEANDYPGGHTHTHRVSQAGREYAVDTGFIVHNRAHYPLLSAFFDELGVATRPTTMSFSVRNDATGLEYNATTLDTLFCQRRNLVSLRFLGMLRDLARFYREAPRLLDVPGEGPALGAYLEAHGYGEAFRDEHLVPMACALWSSPSSSILGFPAKYLVKFMANHHMLRLTDRPEWRVVEGGSRTYVDALRSRWDVRERLNTPVVGVRRHDDTVEVVTHAGTEAFDELVLACHSDQALALLGDADAVERSVLGAMTYQANDTVLHTDASLLPRSRKAWAAWNAFVPAETGAACTVSYCMNLLQGIDSPDPFVVTLNRTGAIDPARILRRMSYHHPVYTHASVAAQSRKDEIQGQRRTWFAGAYWGWGFHEDGMRSAVELSHDFERVAALRREAMA from the coding sequence ATGCGCGTGGCCGTTGTGGGATCGGGTATCGCCGGACTGGCTTCCGCCTGGCTGCTGTCGCGACGTCATGAGGTCACGCTGTTCGAGGCCAACGATTATCCCGGCGGCCACACCCATACGCACCGGGTGAGCCAGGCGGGTCGCGAATACGCGGTGGATACCGGCTTCATCGTGCACAACCGGGCGCACTATCCGCTGTTGTCGGCGTTCTTCGACGAACTCGGCGTGGCGACCCGGCCGACGACGATGAGCTTTTCGGTCCGCAACGATGCCACGGGCCTCGAGTACAACGCGACCACGCTGGACACGTTGTTCTGCCAGCGGCGCAATCTGGTGTCGCTGCGCTTCCTCGGGATGCTCAGGGACCTGGCGCGGTTCTATCGCGAAGCGCCGCGCCTGCTCGATGTGCCTGGCGAAGGCCCCGCGCTGGGGGCGTACCTCGAAGCCCATGGTTACGGCGAAGCCTTTCGTGATGAGCACCTGGTGCCCATGGCCTGCGCGCTGTGGTCGTCGCCGTCGTCGTCGATCCTCGGCTTCCCGGCGAAGTACCTCGTCAAGTTCATGGCCAATCACCACATGCTCCGGCTGACCGACCGGCCGGAGTGGCGCGTGGTCGAAGGCGGTTCGCGCACGTACGTCGACGCGTTGCGCTCACGCTGGGACGTACGGGAGCGCCTGAATACGCCGGTGGTCGGTGTTCGTCGCCACGACGATACTGTCGAAGTCGTGACGCACGCGGGCACGGAAGCTTTCGACGAACTCGTGCTGGCCTGCCATAGCGACCAGGCGCTGGCGCTGCTCGGCGACGCCGATGCGGTCGAGCGATCCGTGCTTGGCGCCATGACGTATCAGGCCAACGATACCGTGCTGCACACGGATGCCTCACTGCTGCCGAGGTCGCGCAAGGCGTGGGCCGCCTGGAACGCTTTCGTCCCCGCGGAAACGGGTGCCGCATGCACCGTCAGCTATTGCATGAACCTGCTGCAAGGCATCGATTCGCCCGATCCGTTCGTCGTGACGCTCAACCGGACCGGCGCGATCGACCCGGCGCGCATCCTGCGGCGCATGAGTTACCACCATCCGGTCTACACACACGCTTCGGTCGCCGCTCAGTCCCGCAAGGACGAGATCCAGGGCCAGCGTCGCACCTGGTTCGCCGGGGCTTACTGGGGCTGGGGCTTCCACGAGGACGGCATGCGCAGCGCGGTCGAACTCTCGCACGACTTCGAGCGCGTGGCGGCGCTACGTCGCGAGGCTATGGCATGA